In Campylobacter vicugnae, a genomic segment contains:
- a CDS encoding capsular polysaccharide biosynthesis protein: MKFDGYSSSINLIKNVKYFYNIKKILQFTFVCKEPTFYGWGRKESGKKAIELSTKFNGKFKLLEDGFIRSVGLGVDGAKLLSIVEDDIGIYYDATSQSRLEKILSEHKFDNELLQESKWCIDFITTHNISKYNNAPNISKNLIQKYELENSNNILIIAQTDGDASLVYGLGDKFSTIDMIDAAIKENPNSNILLKIHPDVLSGKKKSDINISNLDSKIKIIAEDINPISLLKYINKVYTKTSGMGFEALMCGCECVCFGMPFYAGWGLSDDRVQAPSRRNRTLSIEELFAGAYILYAKYIDAYTGQNTTLKRVLPQINTLKNARLNECKKQKFLFGFSVWKRKFMKPFLGENLNYISVFNKNPLKSALKAGLDTNSLVYIWGKKEYLELQKWCDENSVNIIRVEDGFIRSVGLGSDLTRPYSLVFDDVGIYFDTTSPSRLENILNYHKFSSSELEAAKKLKDILIDSKISKYNDDKDGIISSKNGKKIALVIGQVEDDASVRIGADGMKNIELLEQARLNSPNSHIIYKPHPDVVSGNRIGLVDIDQALKYCDEVLEGVSMPTLLDLADEIHTMTSTSGLEAILRGKRVICYGRPFWAGWGLSDDKKPQPRRYRSLSNDELVAGAYLLYPKYVHPINLKPCNASDLILALQEQRAKLQKPVNALLHKIKSLYARVGQKILYIVLFMVKR; this comes from the coding sequence ATGAAATTTGATGGCTATAGTAGCTCTATAAATTTAATAAAAAATGTTAAGTATTTTTATAATATAAAAAAAATTTTGCAATTCACATTCGTATGTAAAGAACCAACATTTTATGGTTGGGGACGAAAAGAATCTGGTAAAAAAGCTATAGAATTATCAACTAAATTTAATGGTAAATTTAAGCTTTTAGAAGATGGATTTATTCGCTCAGTTGGGCTTGGGGTAGATGGGGCTAAGCTGCTTAGTATCGTAGAAGATGATATTGGAATTTATTATGATGCAACTTCTCAAAGTAGGCTAGAAAAAATTTTATCAGAACATAAATTTGACAATGAATTATTACAAGAATCTAAATGGTGTATAGATTTTATCACTACTCATAATATCTCAAAATATAATAATGCGCCAAATATTAGTAAAAATTTAATACAAAAATATGAGTTAGAAAATAGCAATAATATTCTTATAATAGCCCAAACCGATGGCGATGCATCGCTGGTTTATGGTCTTGGTGATAAATTTAGCACTATTGATATGATTGATGCAGCAATTAAAGAAAATCCAAATTCAAATATTTTGTTAAAAATTCACCCAGATGTATTAAGTGGCAAGAAAAAATCAGATATAAATATATCAAATTTGGATTCTAAAATCAAAATTATAGCCGAAGATATTAACCCAATTTCACTTTTAAAGTATATAAATAAAGTCTATACAAAGACTTCTGGTATGGGGTTTGAGGCATTGATGTGCGGGTGTGAATGCGTATGTTTTGGTATGCCTTTTTATGCTGGATGGGGATTAAGTGATGATAGAGTCCAAGCTCCATCAAGAAGGAATAGAACTCTTAGTATAGAGGAGTTATTTGCTGGGGCATATATATTATATGCTAAATATATTGATGCATATACCGGGCAAAATACTACACTAAAAAGAGTACTTCCACAGATTAACACACTTAAAAATGCTAGATTAAATGAGTGTAAAAAGCAGAAGTTTTTATTTGGATTTTCTGTTTGGAAGCGAAAATTTATGAAGCCATTTTTGGGTGAAAATTTAAATTATATAAGTGTATTTAATAAAAATCCACTTAAATCAGCCTTAAAAGCTGGATTAGATACAAATTCTTTAGTATATATATGGGGTAAAAAAGAGTATCTAGAACTGCAAAAATGGTGCGATGAAAATAGCGTAAATATCATAAGAGTAGAAGATGGATTTATTCGCTCAGTTGGACTTGGAAGCGACCTTACTAGGCCGTATTCATTGGTTTTTGATGATGTGGGAATATATTTTGATACCACATCGCCAAGTAGGCTAGAAAATATATTAAACTATCATAAATTTAGCTCATCTGAATTAGAAGCCGCTAAAAAACTAAAAGATATTTTGATAGATAGTAAAATTTCAAAATATAATGATGATAAAGATGGTATAATTTCGTCTAAAAATGGTAAAAAAATCGCTTTAGTAATAGGTCAAGTAGAAGATGATGCAAGTGTAAGAATTGGCGCTGATGGAATGAAGAATATAGAGCTTTTAGAACAAGCAAGGCTAAACTCGCCAAATTCGCATATCATCTATAAGCCTCATCCAGATGTAGTAAGCGGCAATAGAATTGGTTTGGTAGATATAGATCAAGCCTTAAAATATTGCGATGAAGTGCTAGAGGGTGTAAGTATGCCAACTTTGCTTGATTTGGCCGATGAGATTCATACTATGACATCTACAAGCGGACTAGAAGCGATTTTAAGAGGCAAAAGGGTTATTTGTTATGGTAGGCCGTTTTGGGCTGGCTGGGGACTAAGCGATGATAAAAAACCACAGCCACGTAGATATAGAAGTTTAAGTAATGATGAATTAGTAGCTGGGGCATATCTGC
- a CDS encoding cytolethal distending toxin subunit B family protein: MNPLKVLKSLRLNLLSKFFLILGFSFTLSHAVIDDFKTATWNMQGSSASSEAKWSVSIRQMFSGASGVDILAVQEAGTLPQTARATGRTFDFNGTSVQVSEHIWNLGTSLRPSFVYIYYAPTDAGANRVNLALVSRTPADEVFLLPPPTTASRPMLGIRINNDAFFSIHALANGGADASAIVHNIDLFFQGSPTLASTNWIIMGDFNREPGELLSSFELALRLRTRIITNSAITQVSARRTLDYAIVGNSNRAIVPAPLPSITASTFFGGFRTHLASDHFPITFRRFQ, encoded by the coding sequence ATAAATCCATTAAAAGTATTAAAATCTCTAAGATTAAATTTACTAAGTAAATTCTTTTTAATACTTGGTTTTAGTTTTACTCTATCGCATGCTGTAATAGATGATTTTAAAACTGCAACATGGAATATGCAAGGCTCAAGTGCTAGTAGTGAGGCTAAATGGAGTGTAAGCATTAGACAGATGTTTAGTGGTGCTTCTGGTGTTGATATATTAGCAGTTCAAGAAGCTGGCACTCTTCCTCAAACAGCAAGAGCAACTGGAAGAACATTTGATTTTAATGGGACAAGTGTTCAAGTTAGTGAGCATATATGGAATTTAGGTACATCTTTAAGACCTAGCTTTGTCTATATATATTATGCTCCAACAGATGCTGGAGCAAATAGAGTAAATCTAGCCTTAGTTAGTAGAACTCCAGCTGATGAAGTATTCTTACTTCCACCACCAACAACAGCCTCAAGACCAATGCTAGGAATTAGAATTAATAATGATGCATTCTTTAGTATTCATGCACTTGCTAATGGTGGAGCTGATGCTTCTGCAATTGTGCATAATATAGATCTATTCTTTCAAGGCTCTCCAACTCTAGCTAGTACTAACTGGATTATAATGGGAGATTTTAATAGAGAACCAGGAGAGCTACTTAGCTCATTTGAGCTTGCATTAAGACTTAGAACTAGAATAATAACTAATAGTGCAATAACTCAAGTAAGTGCTAGAAGAACTCTAGATTATGCAATAGTAGGCAACTCTAATCGTGCCATAGTGCCAGCTCCACTTCCAAGCATTACAGCTAGTACATTCTTTGGTGGATTTAGAACTCACCTTGCAAGTGATCACTTCCCTATAACATTTAGGAGATTTCAATGA